One region of Gouania willdenowi chromosome 13, fGouWil2.1, whole genome shotgun sequence genomic DNA includes:
- the LOC114473997 gene encoding proteoglycan 4-like: MTHTQRKITGCPPVARFRANRGKTPGQEVTDPEAAPVASPHNIIQEPRPITPETTDPEAAPVASTPNIIHEPRPITPEAIDPEIAPVANPPTVTKEPQPITPEATDPVAALVVSPPTVTQEPWPFNREASDPEAALVRSPPTVTQEPWPINPEATDPEAAPVASPPTVTQEPRPISPESTDP, from the coding sequence ATGACCCACACCCAGAGAAAAATCACAGGGTGCCCGCCAGTGGCCAGGTTCAGAGCCAATAGAGGCAAGACTCCAGGCCAAGAGGTAACTGATCCTGAGGCAGCACCGGTGGCAAGCCCccacaacataatccaagaacCTCGGCCAATCACCCCAGAAACAACTGATCCTGAGGCAGCACCGGTGGCAAGCACCCCCAACATCATCCACGAACCCCGGCCAATCACCCCAGAAGCAATTGATCCTGAGATAGCACCTGTGGCAAACCCCCCCACCGTCACCAAAGAACCCCAGCCAATCACCCCAGAAGCAACTGATCCCGTGGCAGCATTGGTGGTGAGCCCCCCCACCGTCACCCAAGAACCCTGGCCATTCAACCGAGAAGCATCTGATCCCGAGGCAGCATTGGTGCGGAGCCCCCCCACCGTCACCCAAGAACCCTGGCCAATCAACCCAGAAGCAACTGATCCTGAGGCAGCACCGGTGGCAAGCCCCCCCACCGTCACCCAAGAACCCAGGCCAATCAGCCCAGAATCAACTGATCCTTAG